One window of Methanosphaera sp. genomic DNA carries:
- a CDS encoding 30S ribosomal protein S27ae, protein MSKKYELYEVKDGKIVRKNPECVRCSHGIFMADHGDRYACGRCGYTQWKNE, encoded by the coding sequence ATGTCAAAAAAATACGAATTATATGAAGTTAAAGACGGTAAAATCGTGAGAAAAAATCCTGAATGTGTAAGATGTTCACACGGTATTTTCATGGCAGATCACGGTGACAGATACGCATGTGGTCGTTGTGGATACACACAATGGAAAAATGAATAA
- a CDS encoding histone family protein: protein MNKLPLAPMGRILADAGAQRSTKNAKIELSECLAEIGHEIAEESVKIAEHSGRKTVKAEDIELALKMKF, encoded by the coding sequence ATGAATAAATTACCTTTAGCACCCATGGGAAGAATATTAGCAGATGCTGGTGCACAAAGATCAACAAAAAACGCAAAAATTGAACTTTCAGAGTGCTTAGCAGAAATTGGACATGAAATTGCTGAAGAATCAGTGAAAATTGCTGAACATTCAGGAAGAAAAACAGTTAAAGCTGAAGATATTGAATTAGCTTTAAAAATGAAATTTTAA
- a CDS encoding DUF359 domain-containing protein, translated as MLKLPKSLRGELKEPLGELHKSIDLIKDPLKKQLSEDKLIISIGDVTSRNLVEMQMHPQICIIDNLIEREPVQNNLDHTDNIVYVNNPAGYLTEELDEAIDNALNNASSDNRIIIIVDGEEDLAVLPCVLKAPSDTLILYGQPKEGVVMLKVDEAFDKVENFYKQLINE; from the coding sequence GTGCTAAAACTACCAAAATCTCTTAGAGGAGAATTAAAAGAACCTTTAGGTGAGTTGCACAAATCTATTGATTTAATCAAAGATCCACTAAAAAAACAATTATCAGAAGATAAGCTTATAATTAGTATAGGTGATGTTACATCTAGAAATCTTGTTGAAATGCAAATGCATCCTCAGATATGTATTATTGATAACTTGATTGAAAGAGAACCTGTACAAAATAACTTAGATCATACAGATAATATAGTATATGTAAATAACCCTGCAGGGTATTTAACTGAAGAATTAGATGAAGCAATAGATAATGCTTTAAATAATGCTAGTAGTGATAATCGTATAATTATCATTGTAGATGGAGAAGAAGATTTGGCAGTTTTACCTTGCGTATTAAAAGCACCAAGCGACACTCTTATTCTTTATGGACAACCTAAAGAAGGTGTTGTAATGCTTAAAGTTGATGAAGCCTTTGATAAGGTTGAAAATTTTTATAAACAATTAATTAATGAATAG
- the argH gene encoding argininosuccinate lyase yields the protein MDDFLRAGRFDEKMTDDAAAFSTSIEFDQRIFEEDVKTNRAHTTMLMEEGIIPEDAGVKIINALNKLESEGLSALNIDPSFEDIHMAIEDYVTNLVGKEAGFMHTAKSRNDQVCTDIRLKLKSEIENTTKNIKQFITTIVEMAKENLDTLFIAYTHLQHAQPTTFAHHLMAYANELRRDCERFYDTYKRVDISPLGAAALTTTGFPINRQRTAELLGFSEVMDNSIDSVSSRDFVAEAAFDYAMLATTLGKIADEIVIWSSYEFRMVECSNAYSSTSSIMPQKKNPDIAELARGKSTVAYGELMTILSMLKAIPHSYNRDLQELTPHLWNTVDNTNDILKIVHGMVATLTINKERTKQLASANFATATELADIMVREKNLPFRSAHTIVGKIVSDSIEKGITTEDIDNEFVNKVSEEILGEPIELGEDLIRQALDPALNVKSRTVKGGCAPSAVRDAIDNMEKFLNE from the coding sequence ATGGATGACTTTTTAAGAGCTGGACGTTTTGATGAAAAGATGACTGATGATGCTGCTGCATTTTCAACATCTATTGAGTTTGATCAGAGAATTTTTGAAGAAGATGTAAAAACTAACCGTGCACATACTACTATGCTTATGGAAGAAGGAATAATTCCAGAAGATGCTGGTGTTAAAATTATTAATGCATTAAATAAACTTGAAAGTGAAGGTCTTAGTGCACTTAATATTGATCCTAGCTTTGAGGATATTCACATGGCTATTGAAGACTATGTAACAAATCTTGTGGGAAAAGAAGCAGGATTTATGCATACAGCAAAAAGTAGAAATGACCAGGTATGTACAGATATACGTCTTAAACTAAAAAGTGAAATTGAAAATACAACCAAAAATATAAAACAATTTATCACAACAATAGTTGAAATGGCAAAAGAAAACCTTGACACACTTTTCATTGCATACACACACCTTCAACATGCACAACCTACAACATTTGCACACCACCTAATGGCATATGCAAATGAACTAAGACGTGATTGTGAAAGATTCTATGATACATATAAACGTGTAGATATAAGTCCACTTGGTGCTGCAGCACTTACAACAACAGGATTTCCAATTAATCGTCAAAGAACAGCAGAGCTATTAGGATTTAGTGAAGTAATGGATAACTCAATTGACTCTGTAAGTAGTCGTGACTTTGTTGCAGAAGCAGCATTTGACTATGCAATGCTTGCAACAACACTTGGAAAAATAGCAGATGAAATTGTAATATGGAGTAGTTATGAATTTAGAATGGTTGAATGTTCAAATGCATATTCATCTACATCATCAATTATGCCACAAAAGAAAAACCCTGATATTGCAGAACTTGCACGTGGAAAAAGTACAGTAGCATATGGAGAACTTATGACAATACTAAGTATGCTTAAAGCAATACCTCACAGCTACAACCGTGACTTACAAGAACTTACACCACATCTATGGAATACAGTAGATAATACTAATGATATTCTTAAAATTGTACATGGTATGGTTGCAACACTTACAATTAATAAAGAAAGAACAAAACAGCTTGCATCTGCAAACTTTGCAACAGCAACAGAACTAGCAGATATTATGGTACGTGAAAAAAATCTTCCATTTAGAAGTGCACATACAATTGTTGGAAAAATTGTATCAGATTCAATAGAGAAAGGTATTACAACAGAAGATATTGATAATGAATTTGTAAATAAAGTGTCTGAGGAAATTCTTGGTGAACCTATAGAACTTGGTGAGGATCTTATACGTCAAGCACTTGATCCTGCATTAAATGTAAAATCAAGAACAGTAAAAGGTGGATGTGCACCATCTGCTGTACGTGATGCAATAGATAACATGGAAAAATTCTTAAATGAATAA
- a CDS encoding 30S ribosomal protein S24e, with translation MDINVINRKENPLLNRIEIEFECEYPEEGTPKLLDVKHKLVAMEDSSNDLLVVDTMKPSYGVSKAEGFAKIYDSVEKLNEIEPAAVISKNEEPEVEEVEEEAEE, from the coding sequence ATGGATATAAATGTAATTAATCGTAAAGAAAATCCTTTACTCAATAGGATTGAAATTGAATTTGAATGCGAATACCCAGAAGAAGGAACACCAAAATTATTAGATGTAAAACACAAACTTGTTGCTATGGAAGACTCATCTAATGATCTCCTCGTGGTGGACACAATGAAGCCTAGTTATGGAGTTTCTAAAGCTGAAGGTTTTGCAAAAATTTACGACTCTGTTGAAAAACTCAACGAAATCGAACCAGCAGCTGTTATAAGCAAAAACGAAGAACCTGAAGTTGAAGAAGTAGAAGAAGAAGCAGAAGAATAA
- a CDS encoding ribosome biogenesis/translation initiation ATPase RLI, with protein sequence MSRIAILDKSKCQPKKCNYMCIEYCPGVRMEEDTIVISEDKKPVISEELCQGCGICVNRCVFNAINIINLPEQLDEEPIHRYGQNSFELFGMPKIEESSVVGLLGPNGIGKSTILNILSGQIIPNFGRYDEEATWDNVIEHFKGSQLQSYFKKLSNGDVKLAYKPQMVDLLPKVTQGNVKTLLEGVDQRNKYDEVVEKLELTNIVDREIKNLSGGELQRIAIAAAVLKDADFYYIDEPTSWLDVKQRLNTIEVIRDLTEEKRSVLVIEHDLATVDAMSDYVHVMYGQEGGYGVVSNLKGVRVGINAYVKGFLAEENIRIRDQPIKFEIRPPNQLVESEIITEYTDFSKEFKNFNLEVEGGEIPESQVITAFGPNGIGKTTYAKLLAGIEKPDNGEIKEKIDIGYKPQYIQTDFDGTVEDFLYMNAKGYTTNLFRTDILKPFDLDKILDKQVSKLSGGELQRLATAVTLSEDADVYLLDEPTAFLDVEQRLKVAKAIKHIVTRDDKAAIIIDHDIVFIDYVSDRAMVFYGQSGVEGKATAPIHLRDAMNKFLSDVKITFRRDKETNRPRVNKYDSFLDREQKQKGEYYYLEEEQ encoded by the coding sequence TTGAGTCGAATTGCAATATTAGATAAAAGTAAATGTCAACCAAAAAAATGTAACTACATGTGTATAGAATACTGTCCAGGAGTAAGGATGGAAGAAGACACAATAGTTATAAGTGAAGATAAAAAACCAGTAATATCAGAAGAATTATGTCAAGGATGCGGAATCTGTGTAAATAGGTGTGTATTTAATGCAATAAACATCATCAACTTACCAGAACAATTAGATGAAGAACCAATACATAGATATGGACAAAATAGTTTTGAATTATTTGGTATGCCAAAAATAGAAGAATCATCAGTAGTAGGACTTCTAGGACCAAATGGTATAGGAAAATCAACAATACTAAACATCTTATCAGGACAGATAATACCAAACTTTGGAAGATACGATGAAGAGGCAACATGGGATAATGTAATAGAACACTTTAAAGGATCACAACTTCAAAGCTACTTTAAAAAACTAAGCAATGGAGATGTAAAACTTGCATATAAACCACAAATGGTAGATCTTCTTCCAAAAGTAACACAGGGAAATGTAAAAACACTACTTGAAGGTGTAGATCAAAGAAACAAATACGATGAAGTTGTAGAAAAACTAGAACTTACAAATATTGTAGATCGTGAAATAAAAAATCTATCAGGTGGAGAACTTCAAAGAATAGCAATAGCAGCAGCAGTACTTAAAGATGCAGACTTCTACTACATAGATGAACCTACCTCCTGGCTTGATGTAAAACAAAGACTAAATACAATAGAGGTAATACGTGACCTAACTGAGGAAAAACGTAGTGTACTTGTAATTGAACACGACCTTGCAACAGTAGATGCTATGAGTGACTATGTTCATGTAATGTATGGACAAGAAGGAGGATATGGTGTAGTATCAAATCTTAAAGGTGTACGTGTAGGAATAAATGCATATGTAAAAGGATTCCTAGCAGAAGAAAACATAAGAATACGTGATCAACCAATTAAATTTGAGATAAGACCACCTAACCAGTTAGTTGAATCAGAAATTATAACAGAATATACTGATTTTTCAAAAGAATTTAAAAACTTTAATCTTGAAGTTGAAGGTGGAGAAATACCAGAAAGTCAGGTAATAACAGCATTTGGACCAAATGGTATTGGTAAAACAACATATGCAAAACTTCTTGCAGGAATAGAAAAACCAGATAATGGTGAAATTAAAGAAAAAATAGATATTGGATATAAACCACAATACATACAAACAGACTTTGATGGAACAGTAGAAGATTTCCTCTACATGAATGCTAAAGGATATACAACAAACCTTTTCAGAACTGATATCTTAAAACCATTTGATCTTGACAAAATACTTGATAAACAAGTAAGTAAACTATCAGGTGGGGAACTTCAAAGACTTGCAACAGCTGTAACATTATCTGAAGATGCTGATGTATATCTTCTTGATGAACCTACAGCATTCCTTGATGTAGAACAAAGACTTAAAGTTGCAAAGGCAATAAAACATATCGTAACACGTGATGATAAAGCAGCAATTATTATTGACCACGATATTGTATTTATTGACTATGTATCAGATCGTGCAATGGTATTTTATGGACAGTCAGGAGTTGAAGGAAAAGCAACAGCACCAATACATCTTCGTGATGCAATGAACAAATTCCTTAGTGATGTAAAAATAACATTTAGACGTGATAAGGAAACAAACAGACCAAGAGTAAATAAATATGACAGCTTCCTTGATAGGGAACAAAAACAGAAAGGTGAATACTACTACCTTGAAGAAGAACAATAA
- a CDS encoding ATPase: MYSKDEIIEKITQIRQQINHEQVDVEIKDIQYKDDELTIITPDRPEKSIVIGKGGWVVGKLKEDLGVKSVHVVSYTDIMLKEYQMNLSLKHLKKMMQNGTIDDKYMEVFENIYELLTLKAQRAYDNTIVANYIKENIDRKPVDGADVVVALSGGVDSSFSTLLSKAVGFNIHPMTVDPGTIVLPKQFHRNIDNLVEKIGIKHEYLKTDMSDIINDALSGKIHPCGRCSSHIEDVITQKTRDLNISCMIYGDLLSTGSQSVVKKDSLMRINLPALFRMEKTEIKNVIINYDVKKIKGYGCPLIVEVHKNHPQYRSFSIQRVLRETRAGILEPGEALDLIRTI, translated from the coding sequence ATGTATAGTAAAGATGAAATAATAGAAAAAATAACACAAATAAGACAACAAATCAACCATGAACAAGTTGATGTAGAAATAAAAGACATACAATATAAAGACGATGAACTTACAATAATAACACCAGATAGACCAGAAAAATCAATAGTAATAGGAAAAGGTGGATGGGTAGTAGGAAAACTTAAAGAAGATCTTGGCGTTAAATCTGTCCATGTAGTATCATATACAGATATAATGCTTAAAGAATATCAGATGAATCTATCACTAAAACATCTAAAAAAGATGATGCAAAACGGCACAATAGATGATAAATACATGGAAGTATTTGAAAATATCTATGAACTACTCACACTTAAAGCACAAAGAGCATATGACAATACCATAGTTGCAAATTACATAAAAGAAAACATAGACAGAAAACCAGTAGATGGAGCAGACGTTGTAGTTGCATTATCTGGTGGTGTTGATAGTAGTTTTTCAACTCTTCTTTCAAAAGCTGTAGGATTTAATATACATCCAATGACAGTAGATCCAGGAACAATAGTACTGCCAAAACAATTCCATCGTAACATTGATAATTTAGTTGAAAAAATAGGCATAAAACATGAATACCTGAAAACTGACATGTCAGATATAATAAATGATGCACTATCAGGTAAAATACATCCATGTGGACGTTGTTCATCACACATTGAAGATGTAATAACACAAAAAACACGTGATCTAAATATATCATGTATGATCTATGGAGATCTACTATCTACAGGTTCACAATCTGTAGTAAAAAAAGATTCTCTAATGAGAATAAATCTACCAGCACTCTTTAGAATGGAGAAAACTGAGATTAAAAATGTAATCATCAACTATGATGTTAAAAAAATAAAAGGATATGGATGTCCACTTATTGTTGAAGTTCATAAGAATCATCCACAATACAGGTCATTTTCAATACAAAGAGTTCTACGTGAAACACGTGCTGGTATACTAGAACCTGGTGAAGCTCTAGATTTAATTAGAACTATTTAA
- a CDS encoding glycosyltransferase family 39 protein: MTNKYKEFICNNKSNILYVFILLSILLLITIPKLLMQYHVGVANWDSFLYLENGRNFAKMGWGDVPSIAPVFPMMIAKLFLLAGHTYSEAIFNLDALFYIIGVIGVYLILRFKFSNLTSLLGSMIYATFTLLYSWAAIGGNDIIGTTGTILTIYLLLKAAGGNSKFYYLMFPIAAYSFLSRYTAGVMLFAIIFYILVNKLDMAKIKDIIVGAVIGVVSIVWFLNQFNKTLGTPFPFLGQFSGTVSNVKVMDAGFLPDSWYYINHIPNYLASTIPRGATFNALINPMGNIPTILSTLYIILMVAGIAAVFYKIIKTVYTSDIKFATKKNITLTILAAVLFIVCFITICGVSYLMSSIIFMVALLILYYVLRGYDIKYLDYDFMMILLLFVYVVFQSVIYTKNDRYFITALPFIAYFIINAISCIYEFIDSKISLKPKISTIISICAVIFLVVNALSFTQSIPTENQYSDIDDACNWFNENHGNYNNSTIIYSDNWPAVTWYLNLYIQRGVPESDTPDGLAEFSKFMLCENSTHSAASYYIQTTNTDKNMTFPGFSKIYEKGTVAIYQNNYLEDHNQSQFRSSEYRNYTDNLFSNMTEEK, from the coding sequence ATGACTAACAAATATAAGGAGTTTATATGTAATAATAAATCAAATATTTTATATGTTTTCATATTATTATCTATACTACTTTTAATAACTATTCCTAAATTACTTATGCAATACCATGTAGGAGTTGCAAATTGGGATAGTTTTCTATATCTTGAAAATGGTCGTAACTTCGCAAAGATGGGATGGGGTGATGTTCCAAGTATTGCTCCAGTATTTCCTATGATGATTGCTAAGTTATTTTTACTTGCAGGACATACATATTCAGAGGCAATATTTAATCTTGATGCACTCTTTTATATCATAGGTGTTATTGGTGTATATCTTATTTTAAGATTTAAGTTTTCAAATCTAACATCACTTCTTGGAAGTATGATCTATGCCACATTTACACTTCTCTATTCATGGGCAGCAATTGGTGGTAATGATATTATAGGAACAACAGGTACAATACTTACAATTTACCTACTACTAAAGGCAGCTGGTGGTAATTCTAAGTTTTACTATTTGATGTTTCCTATTGCAGCTTATTCATTTCTTTCAAGATATACAGCAGGTGTAATGCTTTTTGCAATAATATTTTATATCCTCGTAAATAAGCTTGATATGGCAAAGATTAAGGATATTATAGTTGGAGCAGTTATTGGAGTAGTAAGTATAGTATGGTTTTTAAATCAGTTTAATAAAACACTTGGTACACCATTTCCATTTCTTGGACAATTTAGTGGTACAGTATCAAATGTTAAGGTGATGGATGCAGGATTTCTACCAGATTCATGGTATTATATAAATCATATACCAAACTATCTTGCAAGTACAATACCACGTGGTGCAACATTTAATGCACTTATAAATCCAATGGGAAATATTCCAACAATACTATCAACACTTTACATTATACTTATGGTGGCAGGAATTGCAGCTGTATTTTACAAGATTATCAAAACTGTATATACATCAGATATTAAATTTGCAACAAAGAAAAATATCACATTAACAATTCTTGCAGCTGTATTGTTTATTGTATGTTTTATAACAATATGTGGTGTATCATATCTTATGTCATCTATTATATTCATGGTTGCACTTTTAATATTATACTATGTTCTTAGAGGCTATGATATTAAATATCTTGACTATGATTTTATGATGATACTACTGTTGTTTGTATATGTGGTTTTCCAGTCTGTAATTTATACAAAAAATGACAGATACTTCATAACAGCACTTCCATTTATTGCATATTTCATAATTAATGCTATTAGTTGTATTTATGAATTTATAGATTCAAAAATATCTCTAAAACCTAAAATATCAACAATCATATCTATATGTGCTGTTATATTTTTAGTAGTTAATGCACTTTCATTTACACAAAGTATACCAACTGAAAATCAGTACTCAGATATTGATGATGCATGTAACTGGTTTAATGAAAATCATGGCAATTATAACAATTCAACAATTATATATTCAGATAACTGGCCTGCTGTTACATGGTATCTTAACTTATATATTCAAAGAGGAGTACCAGAATCAGACACACCAGATGGACTTGCCGAGTTTTCAAAGTTTATGTTATGTGAAAATTCAACACATAGTGCAGCATCATACTATATTCAGACAACAAATACAGATAAAAATATGACTTTTCCTGGATTTTCAAAGATCTATGAAAAAGGAACTGTTGCAATCTATCAAAATAACTACCTAGAAGATCATAATCAGTCACAATTTAGAAGTAGTGAATATAGAAACTATACAGATAACTTATTTAGCAATATGACAGAGGAGAAATAA
- a CDS encoding TIGR04083 family peptide-modifying radical SAM enzyme → MHVMIIPTMGCPANCSYCWSSEQTSQIMTKDTVDDIINWLKNFKSEPTTFTFHGGEPLLAGYEFYEYALGAIADELSDLYPAYAIQTNLWLMDEKIAKLFKKYDIPVGSSLDGPRRFNDIQRGVDYYDKTMHGYEIAKENGLNVSFISTFTNFSIKHKEEIFNFFKDNHLNMKIHPALSSIKSHKSDNFALDPEDYGELMLYLLDEYLDIADTVELKNIDHLCKGVLRKKGCVCTYVDCMDSTFAIGPDGSIYPCYRFVDMPDFKIGHISDAPSYEELMDSKAEKLLKQYKEFVDEKCHDCKHIDYCRGGCPYNALVMDEKHQVSCVDPHCTAYKMIFDKIDELMNQKLNFAFDELNDVIEKDFNFTLNVGFENKPKEDTKKFTVMDIALKD, encoded by the coding sequence ATGCATGTAATGATTATACCAACAATGGGATGTCCTGCAAATTGTAGCTACTGCTGGAGTTCTGAGCAAACATCACAGATAATGACAAAAGATACAGTTGATGATATAATAAATTGGCTTAAGAATTTTAAAAGTGAACCAACAACATTTACATTTCATGGAGGAGAACCATTACTTGCAGGATATGAATTCTATGAATATGCACTAGGGGCAATTGCAGATGAGTTAAGTGATCTATATCCTGCATATGCAATACAGACAAATTTATGGTTGATGGATGAAAAAATAGCAAAGCTTTTTAAGAAATATGACATTCCAGTGGGAAGTAGTCTTGATGGACCTCGCCGGTTTAATGATATTCAAAGAGGAGTTGACTACTATGATAAGACCATGCATGGATATGAAATAGCAAAAGAAAATGGATTAAATGTAAGTTTTATTAGTACATTTACAAATTTCTCAATAAAACATAAAGAGGAAATATTTAATTTCTTTAAAGATAATCATCTTAACATGAAGATCCACCCAGCATTAAGTTCAATAAAAAGTCATAAGAGTGATAATTTTGCACTTGATCCTGAAGATTATGGGGAGTTAATGCTTTACTTGCTTGATGAATACCTGGATATTGCAGATACTGTTGAGCTTAAAAATATTGATCATCTCTGCAAGGGAGTATTAAGAAAAAAGGGATGTGTATGTACATATGTAGATTGTATGGATTCAACCTTTGCAATAGGACCTGATGGAAGTATCTATCCATGCTATCGTTTTGTTGACATGCCAGATTTTAAAATAGGACACATATCAGATGCTCCATCATATGAAGAGCTTATGGACAGTAAAGCTGAAAAACTACTCAAACAATACAAGGAATTTGTAGATGAAAAGTGTCATGACTGCAAACACATAGACTACTGTCGTGGAGGATGTCCATACAATGCACTTGTAATGGATGAAAAACACCAGGTAAGCTGTGTAGATCCACACTGTACTGCATATAAGATGATCTTTGATAAGATTGATGAGCTTATGAATCAAAAACTAAACTTTGCATTTGATGAACTAAATGATGTAATAGAAAAAGATTTCAACTTCACATTAAATGTAGGATTTGAAAACAAGCCAAAAGAAGACACAAAGAAATTCACAGTAATGGATATAGCACTAAAAGACTAA
- the spt4 gene encoding transcription elongation factor subunit Spt4, producing the protein MAAERACQRCKYISYEKQCPLCGEETSSDWSGLIVVTDPENSMLAKEVDIETPGRYALKVSK; encoded by the coding sequence ATGGCGGCTGAAAGAGCATGTCAAAGATGTAAATATATCTCATATGAAAAGCAATGTCCTTTATGTGGGGAAGAAACATCTAGTGATTGGAGTGGACTTATTGTTGTAACTGATCCAGAAAACTCAATGTTAGCTAAAGAAGTAGATATTGAAACTCCTGGCAGATATGCATTAAAAGTCAGTAAATAA
- a CDS encoding glycosyltransferase family 39 protein → MFEKLNTKKNMLAVVFVCSVIYTSILVCMQNIIGVNYWDIFVYLQNAMLFSNINIGSQLALPPVLSLLVAIPFRMGFISELSLFCVSGLLFIALLVGIYLLFIRRYTPFISFMGSMFFGMLSVVVTWAVSGSCDLPALSFAIWAILFTIYALDYDFKYFYVAFICFICAFFTRYTEGFILFVILRYFVMNIDKFKKQATKKKVIKLVAFMLLCGGVIAAAYLINQGRIPFISQFIEVSKSSQVSSVNIGYDPNPLYYIQNMPQLLTSMYVSSTYDATLTCVSNMPTILSYVIMALAAVGVVSVFYPLFKDRCEFSRSDKIIIAICTLLAIVCIISYTHVSYIISEVLFLAVVILLCKKFRSKFNDMDISMFILMGVFIIMHSYHPVKVDRYIMAVFIPVVYFMIKTIVEIPKLNIKNATKIIAVLLIILTLINTSYITSLAHPNEHTTDEKDAANWLQNYDENYTQHNISSDRGVAFSWYLKKYTYTTIPRVVEANNDSFNETLNSINATYYIDSTSNLTHIDGYHEIYSSNSTQINKIKIYEKN, encoded by the coding sequence ATGTTTGAAAAACTAAATACTAAGAAAAATATGCTAGCTGTTGTTTTTGTATGTTCTGTCATATATACATCAATTCTTGTATGTATGCAAAATATTATTGGTGTTAATTACTGGGATATATTTGTATATCTTCAAAATGCAATGTTATTTTCAAATATTAATATTGGAAGTCAACTTGCACTTCCACCAGTACTTTCTCTTCTTGTTGCAATACCATTTAGAATGGGATTTATATCAGAGTTAAGTTTGTTTTGTGTTTCAGGATTGCTTTTTATTGCACTTCTTGTTGGAATATACCTGCTTTTCATAAGACGATATACACCTTTTATATCATTTATGGGAAGTATGTTTTTTGGAATGCTTTCTGTTGTTGTAACATGGGCTGTTAGTGGTTCATGTGATCTTCCAGCATTATCATTTGCAATATGGGCAATACTTTTTACAATCTATGCACTTGACTATGATTTTAAATACTTCTATGTTGCATTTATATGCTTTATATGTGCATTTTTCACACGTTATACTGAAGGATTTATCTTATTTGTAATTCTTAGATATTTTGTTATGAATATTGATAAATTTAAAAAACAGGCAACAAAGAAGAAGGTTATAAAGTTAGTGGCTTTCATGCTTTTATGTGGTGGTGTTATTGCTGCTGCATATCTTATAAATCAGGGAAGAATTCCATTTATTAGCCAGTTTATTGAGGTGTCAAAAAGTAGTCAGGTATCAAGTGTAAATATTGGATATGATCCAAATCCATTGTATTATATCCAGAATATGCCACAGCTTTTAACATCAATGTATGTATCATCTACATATGATGCTACACTAACTTGTGTATCTAATATGCCAACAATTCTTTCATATGTTATCATGGCACTTGCAGCTGTAGGTGTTGTATCTGTATTTTATCCACTCTTTAAAGATAGATGTGAATTTAGCAGATCTGATAAAATCATTATAGCAATATGTACACTTTTAGCTATTGTATGTATAATTTCATACACTCATGTATCTTATATAATATCAGAAGTACTTTTCCTTGCAGTAGTGATCTTATTATGTAAGAAGTTTCGAAGTAAATTTAATGATATGGATATATCTATGTTTATATTAATGGGAGTTTTCATAATAATGCATTCCTATCATCCAGTAAAAGTTGACAGATACATAATGGCAGTATTCATACCTGTAGTATACTTCATGATAAAAACAATAGTTGAAATACCAAAACTAAACATAAAAAATGCAACAAAAATAATAGCAGTACTACTAATAATATTAACACTAATAAATACAAGCTACATCACATCACTAGCACATCCAAATGAACATACAACAGATGAAAAAGATGCAGCAAACTGGCTTCAAAACTACGATGAAAACTACACACAACACAACATATCATCAGATCGAGGAGTAGCATTTAGCTGGTATCTAAAAAAATACACATACACAACAATACCAAGGGTAGTTGAGGCAAACAACGACTCATTTAATGAGACATTAAATTCAATAAATGCAACATACTACATAGATTCAACATCAAACCTAACACATATAGATGGATATCATGAAATATATTCAAGTAACTCAACACAGATAAATAAGATAAAAATATATGAAAAAAATTAA